TAGTCtcatagaaataaataaatggtGGAAGATACAATAATTTGCATCCAAACACTAAATAGGTTTTATAGGAAATACATGATAAAGACATATCTGATGATGGAGTCTTAAGGATTCATCATCGTTAGCTCGAATTTAATGTTCTTCTGCAAAATCCTGATGATGATGAATTCCCACCGAAAGATGCTAATGCTCGGACAAGTTGCTAGTGTATTTTTCCTGTGCCAAGAAAAAGCTTCATCAGATGGGAAAATTCAGATGTTTCATCATTTCATTGTTGATAATGTTCTAGGTTCATGTTCCCTTAGCCAAGTTCTGTCACAGATATAAACAGAAAATACTACAAGTGCTCAAGAGAGAAAAATGGCAAGATCTCAGAACCAGCATAGAGGAATTTCAGTGATTCAACATGTTTTACTTCCGTAGATGGTATGCAGATCCAACATGGATTACCAAATACATCCTGAAATAAGATTTTGAGCCAGCTACTAGAGGAATACTCCATTTGAAAATATCAAGAGTTATAATAGGTGAAACACATAGAAAAACACCAAAATCTGTTGGGACTTGAGGTGAAAAGCTCAAGTGAGATCGTATGCAAAGAAAAACACTGATGAACAAGGAAGGGTAAGGAAAAATAAGTATTCACAAAAATAATACTACACTAATTATTTGGATAGAAAACTTAGAAGAACTACTATGATTAAATGAAAGTGAATTTCTGATTTGGATGTAAGTTCACTAACTATTCTTCTTATCTAATTTCTTACTCGTAACAACTAAAAATTCATTAACCACATTTTTGTACCAATCAGTCAACTAAGTTAACATTTACTCTATAGTCTAACTTTTAAAGATGACAAGGACACTATTTAGCTACTAGATGCCTGAGCCAAGGTGTCAATTAAGTGAGGCAAAGCACCCAACTCAGACTTCACCTAGCTTCTAAGCGAGGCAAAGCACCCAACTCGGACTTTACCTAGCTTCAGAGTTTAAGCGCACTTTAAATGAATATTTGAGAATAGATTAAGAGTGATGCAAATGACAACTTGTATATTTCAATAGCTAGCGATGTTCAACTTATATGTGAAGTTCCTAATGCTGATTTGAATTCTATGTAGCATTGAATTCAACCCAAAAAAATACATAAGGTAACAAAATATTAATCTTTTAGCAAATCAAATCTCCCAACAACTTAGGCAAACATACAATTTTCTAGAGCCATGTCTTTGGAAAGTTCTCGATGTACGTGATATGTAACATAGATCACTTCTGTGTGCCCTCAAAGTCCCACTATATGGAAAGATCAACACCCTATGCTACTTAAAACTACTTTAAATGCTTAGACTATTTCTAGTAAAGTATTAAACTGAACAATCAGCCATCCAGGTGCCTGACTAGAGCCCAGGTAGCACCATTACTTTAATTATTTGCTTCACTTCGATGTACTTAGATTTAGATACAATCAGTCAGTTAAGAAGGCAATACTAATCTTTATCATAACTTTGGCccaaaaagttttattttctcaGTACAATCAGATCAGTCATTTGTGGCGCTATATTGATTACAACAGTAACATCAATAAAGATTTCTCATGAGCActtaattattatgaattacAACAAACTGCAAATTGACTGCATCCAGTACACTGCTTAGTTGTTCCACTCGCATCAAATAAAAGCAAAATGACAGGAGATTCAACTCAACTTCTTTGGGCAGGCCAGAAACAACTTGCAACGCATAATCTTACCTTGGTTAAATGCGAGTAGCAGTTACAGTTCAGACTTAATAAGCTCCTCAACCGAACTTTTGTACCTCGAAATAAGATCCCTGGAATTAAGCATGAATCATGACCATCCGATAGAAGCTAATGATAATAATACAACTTTGAGAAACACATATACACATCTCAAAAAAGGATACACACCTCCGTTGATTTAGCATTTGCTCGCATTCTGCCTTTTTGCGCTTTTGTCCCTCAACTGTCTGTCCAAAGAACACAGGAGTGACCAATTATCTTACCCACATTTAAGCATCAAAACATACTACTAAATTAGAATTTGTGGAGTAACTTTGTTCAAGTAAACATTGTATCAAACATAATGAACCCCACTTTTCTGTAAAATTCTTCACAACTATAAGTTGCACAAACAGGCCCTAACTGAAAAgcaccaaaaaaagaaataacacagcaaaaaaaaacaatcaaactCTTGAGTATACCATAGATCTTGAGCTAATAGACCCTGATATTGATGTCAACAGCTGCTGGCACTTCTCAAACTGATTTTTCAATTCAGTTACCTGGTGAGGAAAAATACACTTGGTTTAAActagaagaaatgaaaaattaagATGTAATGATCAAACTATTATATAATGCCTCAATCAAGAGAAGAACAAACCAATGCATCTGAGTGCTGATCTCGATTTCCATTTTCAATTGTATCAGCTAAATTCTCCACCAACTATAAGATGACAATCAAAGTTAGGACAAAAGGTCTCACTAAGAAAGAGAAATGTCACGTTACTCTATTGAAATAGCAAGCTACAGATCATGGTTTTCGCCCAATACCTGTAAAAGATGGAAGTGAGAAGCAAGTGATTGGTGgtgctgttgttgttgttgctgctgctgctgttgttgttgctgcATCTGTTGCTGCTGTTGCTGCATTTGTTGCTGTTGCATCTGCTGTTGATACCGTTGTTGctgttgttgctgctgctgttgttgttgttgctgctgctgtTGCTGATAGAGCTGCGGTTGATTGAACTGTTGTTGTTGAAATTGCTGTTGCTGAAGAAATAAATTGTCTTGATTGGAAGGTGTCGAAGGATTACTGTGAGTTTGGATGTTGGGGATCATTGTCCAACTTCCTCCTCCAAAGTGGTCCATAACTAATGGCTGTTGAGCTGAAACCTGGTGGTACTTTGGTTCTGAAATGGATAAACTACTGTCATCATATGTAATCATGTACTACATAAATAGCCAAAACTATCAAAGCTTGAACCGGACTAATGGATTGAGTAGCAAAGAGAAATAATTCCTAAGATTCTGAAATGTGCAAACCACTTCAAAAATAT
The Solanum stenotomum isolate F172 chromosome 12, ASM1918654v1, whole genome shotgun sequence DNA segment above includes these coding regions:
- the LOC125849244 gene encoding mediator of RNA polymerase II transcription subunit 9 produces the protein MDHFGGGSWTMIPNIQTHSNPSTPSNQDNLFLQQQQFQQQQFNQPQLYQQQQQQQQQQQQQQQQQRYQQQMQQQQMQQQQQQMQQQQQQQQQQQQQHHQSLASHFHLLQLVENLADTIENGNRDQHSDALVTELKNQFEKCQQLLTSISGSISSRSMTVEGQKRKKAECEQMLNQRRDLISRYKSSVEELIKSEL